DNA sequence from the Deinococcus aestuarii genome:
GGTGCAGGCGGACCACATCACGCCGGTCGATGAGACGCTGATTCCGACGGGTGAACTCCTGGCGGTGGGGGGAACCCCCTTCGACTTCCGGCAGGGGACGGCAGTCGGGGCGCGGGTGAATCAGGACGACGAGCAACTTGGCTTTGCGGGCGGGTACGACCACAACTTCGTGCTGCGGGGGGGGGAGGGGTTGAAGGCCGCCGCGACCCTCCACGACCCCGCTTCCGGGCGGCGGGTCGAGGTCTTCACGACGCAGCCGGGGATGCAGGTCTACTCGGGCAACTTCCTCGACGGCTCCATCGTGGGGAAGGGGGGGAGGCGGTACGGGCACCGCTGGGCCGTGTGCCTGGAGACGCAGCATTTCCCGGACTCGCCCCACTGGCCGGGGTTTCCCTCCACGGTGCTGCGGCCCGGGGAACGCTTCACCTCGCGCACGGTGTACGCCTTCTCGGCGGACTGAAGCCCTCGGCGGGGGCCGCGAACCCGGATGAGGGGAGGAACAAGGCGCCCCTCCTCCACCCGGCTGTCAGAGCGGTGAGAGGGGCGGGGGGGCAGGCTGGGGCCAGCTATGTCAACCCCGGCCCGGTTCGCGCGGTACCACCAGCTCGTGGAGGCGCTGGCCGCCCTCGCCCGCAGCAGCCGGGACGTGGAGGCGGTCGTCCGGACGGTTCACCGCCAGGCGCAGACGCTCTTTTCGACCCACGTGACCCTGCTGGCGCTGCTCGCCTCCCCGGACGAGTGGGTCTGGGAGCTGTACGAGGGCCAGCAGCACACGACGAGCCGCCTGCCCTTTTACGGGGAGGGCCTCGTCGAGCAGGCGCTGCGCCACGGCCCGCAGTCGATTCCCGATCTCACCGCGTACCTCGGCGCCCACCCCGTGCGGGTGCGGCGGGTGCGGAGTGCCGAGGAGGTCGTGCTCGACGTGCGGGAGACCGAGGATGATCCGGAGAGCGTCCACGCGCTGCTGCTCGTGCCCCTGGAGATCGGGGGGGAGCGGGTGGGGGTGCTCTCGATCCAGAGTTACCGGGTGCACGCCTTCGACGAGACCGACCTGCTGTTTTTGGAGCTGCTGGGGCAGCACGTCGCCATCGCGCTGGAAAACGCCCGCTGGCACGCCCAGCTCGAACAGGCCACCCTCACCGACCCCCTGACCGGCCTGCCCAACCGGCGCGCCTTCGGGGCGCGGGCCGAGCGGGCCCTGACGGGTCCCCACCCCGGGGAGGAGCCGACCACGCTCGTGCTCGTGGACATCGAGCGCTTCAAGGGCATCAACGACACCTTCGGGCACGACGTGGGCGACGAGGTGCTGACCACCGTCGCCGGGGTCCTGGGGCGTGCGCTGCCGCCGGGGTCGGCCTTCCGGCTGGGGGGCGACGAATTTGCCCTGCTGGTGGGGGGAGACCGGGCGGAGGTGGGCAGGCGGCTTGCCGGGCTGGACGCGGCCTTCCGGGAGGCCCGCTGGCCCCCCGGGGTGGGCCCGGTGTGCCTGAACGCCGGGGCGGCCCGGGCCCGGGCGGGCGAGACCCTGAGCGCGTGGCTGCGCCGCGCCGACCAGCGGATGTACCGGGCCAAGCGGGGCTGCATCGACCGGGCGGGCACCCGTTGGGGGCTGGATTTCGGCCCGGCCCCGGGGTGAGGACCGGGGGAGGGGAGGGCTCAGTCCGCGCTCAGAGCGCCCGCGCCGCGCCGCGCCGCCGCCTGCGCCACGAAGCGGGCCGTGCGGCGGGCGAGCGCCATGCAGGTGATCATCGGGTTCGCCCCGGAGGAGGTCGGGAAGGCGCTCGTGTCGCCGATCCAGACGCCGGGGGTGTCGTGGAGTTCGCCCTCCGGGGTGGCCGCGCTCGTGGCCGGGTCCAGGCCCAGCCGCGCCGTGCCCATCTGGTGCGCGCTGAAGACCGCGTGCCCGCCGTGCCCGATGGGCTGGGTGCGCAGCTCGGCGAGAAAGGCGCCGAGGTCCTCGCCCCGGTGCCAGGGCCGCGCGCTCTCCGAAAGGGGGAAGATCGCCTGCGCTCCCGCCGCCTCCAGCAACCGCGCCACCGTGCCCTGGCCGTGCCAGTAGTTCTCCACGTCCACGGGGTCGGTGACGGCGTAGGTGACCCGCGCCTGGCCGTGCTCGTCCAGCGTGACCCGCCCGTGGCCCCGGTCGCGGGTGAGGTGGATCAGGGTGACGCTGCGGCTGTGGCCGCTCATCAGCTCCTTGTGGGCCTCACCGCTCTCCCAGATCGCCGACGCCGCGTGCAGCCCGGTCGTGTACTGGGTGGTCTCCACGAGGTAGCCGTACCCGTCCGTGCGGCCCCCGAACTCGTCCACGATGGCGGCCTGTGCCGCACCCCACCAGTTGCGCTGGTCCTCGCCGAACAGGCCCGTCAGCGCCCCGCAGGGATGCAGCCGCAGGTAGTCTCCCGCCGCCGGGCCGCCCAGCCCCGAGCGCAGGAGCAGCGCCGGGGTCTCCAGCGCCCCGCAGGCGACGACGACCTGGGGAGCGCGGACGGTGACCCGGCGGGAGCCGTCCTCCCCCACGACGGTGACCGCCACGCCCGCCGCCCGGCCCCCCTCCGTGAGGATGCGGTCCGCGGTCGCGCGCTCCACGATCCGCGCGCCCACCGCCACCGCGTCCCTGAGGTACGTCTTGAGGGTGCTCTGCTTGCTCCCGGTCGCGTCGCCGAAGCCGATGTGCCCGGCGTGCCGGGGGTCGTGCCGGGCGGGGTCGGCGTTGCGGAAGGCCTTTTTCGCCCGGTAGCCGAGTCTTTCGGCACCCTCCATCATCCGCAGGTGGGTGCCGTTGTACTCGCTGCCCCCGTCGTTCGCCCCGATGCGGGTCATCACCGCGCCCAGGTCGGCATCGAAGTCGGGGCCGTCGAGCCCCTTCATACCCAGCCCGGCCCACTCGCGGCGGACTTCCTCCGGGGTGCGGACGCAGTTCATCCAGTTAACCGTCGTGCCGCCGCCCAGGGTGCGCCCGGCGATGATGGAGACGTTGCCGTCGGCGGTGGGGGTAAAGCCGCCGCGCCAGTAGAGGTTCTGGTAGGCCCACAGCTCGGACCGGCCGAGTTCCGCGTCCGCGAACTGAGCACCCGCCTCCAGCACGATCACGTCCAGGCCCCGTCCCGCGAGTTCCCCTGCGATCACGCCGCCGCCCGCCCCCGAGCCGACGACCACCACGTCGGCCTCCAGCGTGTCGCCGTCTCCCGGCCCCACGGTGGGGAGGTCGCGCTCGGTGGCCGCCCCCGTGAAGGTGGGCCCCGCGTAGCCGAACTGCCGCCAGAAGGGGTTGGGGGTGTCCGGGCCGGTCAGCGCGTAGCTCATCATCAGGCACAGGCGCCGCAGGGCCGCGACCCCGCCCGCCGCCCCGGGACCGCTGGCGGAGACGGCGCGCAGCACGGCCTCCCGCACGGCCTGGGGCGCCTCCGGGGTCAGGCCCGCCCCGGCGAGGGCGTGGAGGAGTCCGGCGAGTCCGGCCTGTTCCTGCGCCGGGAGACCGCCGATGAACGCTTCCGCCGCGAGGTGGGCGCCGGTGGCGCTGCCGGGGGTGGCGAAAAAGGCGTGGGGGTCGTCCTCGCGCTCGACGGCGGGCACGAAGGTGTCCACCAGGGCGAGGAGGGTGCGCCGGGCGGTGTCGTCGAGGGGCGGGTGGAGCTGGGTCATGGGCATCCTCCGGGATAGGGGGCGACCCCCCGCGTGGGGGAGAGGCGCCGCGCCACCTGAACTGGGTTGAAAGACCCCTGTACTCTAGCCCAGGCGGGGAGGAAGGCCCAGCCCCCGGCCACCCCAGGGAGACGGATGGACACGAACGTTCTGAGCACCCAGGCGCACCTCCTCCAGCACACCCTCCGGGCACAGGGCCGGGCGCTGGGGAGCGAGGCGGCGCTGGAGGTGGTGACCCGGTTGCGGACCGACCCGGCCCCCTCGCTCGCCGGGCTGGACGGGGCGCTGCGCGGGCAGGGCCTCGAACTGGAGTCCGCCCACCTGACGCGCCTCGCCTGGGCCCTGCTCGGCGTGCCCTCGCCCCGGAGCGTGCGGCTGACGGCCGCCGCGCGGGGCAGGCTCACCCACCTCGTCGAGCTGCACGACGTGTCGCGGCCGTCGCGGGCGCGCGACCTCGGCGGGCAGCTCGCGCGGGAGCGGACGCTCGCCCCCGACCTCCTGCGGGCCCGCCCGTGGCTGGCCGGCGTGAGCGGGACACCCGACGCCCTCGCCGCCGTCTTCGAGACGGAGTGGAGCGGTTTTCTCAGCCTGCTCGGCGAGTTCGGCCCCTGGGTCTACGCGCCGAGCGTGGCCGACCTCCAGGCCCTTTCGCACGGCTACGCCGCCCTCGTGCGGCGGGCCTCGGGAAGCGGGGAGGGGGGCGTGCTCGCCGCCGCCCTGCGGCTAGACCGCGCCGGGCCCGGACCCTCGCTGCTCGCCCGCCTGGAGGTCACCGACCACCGGGCCGGGGGTGCGGCCCCTTCCCGGGAGGCGGGCGAGGCGGCGGGGCTGGTCGAGGCGGAACAGGCCTTTTGGGCGGCGGCCCAGCGGCAGGCGAGGCGGCGGCGGGGCGAGTGGGCCGCCCGGCGCGGGGGGTAGGCTGGGGTCGGTCCCTGCTCGCGGGGAAGGCGGCGCCGGTTTTGAACCCTGCCCAACGGGACGCGCGGGGCGTTGACAATCTTACAGAAACCTGTCACATTCTTTTTGAACGTTCAAATCAGCA
Encoded proteins:
- a CDS encoding GMC family oxidoreductase, whose amino-acid sequence is MTQLHPPLDDTARRTLLALVDTFVPAVEREDDPHAFFATPGSATGAHLAAEAFIGGLPAQEQAGLAGLLHALAGAGLTPEAPQAVREAVLRAVSASGPGAAGGVAALRRLCLMMSYALTGPDTPNPFWRQFGYAGPTFTGAATERDLPTVGPGDGDTLEADVVVVGSGAGGGVIAGELAGRGLDVIVLEAGAQFADAELGRSELWAYQNLYWRGGFTPTADGNVSIIAGRTLGGGTTVNWMNCVRTPEEVRREWAGLGMKGLDGPDFDADLGAVMTRIGANDGGSEYNGTHLRMMEGAERLGYRAKKAFRNADPARHDPRHAGHIGFGDATGSKQSTLKTYLRDAVAVGARIVERATADRILTEGGRAAGVAVTVVGEDGSRRVTVRAPQVVVACGALETPALLLRSGLGGPAAGDYLRLHPCGALTGLFGEDQRNWWGAAQAAIVDEFGGRTDGYGYLVETTQYTTGLHAASAIWESGEAHKELMSGHSRSVTLIHLTRDRGHGRVTLDEHGQARVTYAVTDPVDVENYWHGQGTVARLLEAAGAQAIFPLSESARPWHRGEDLGAFLAELRTQPIGHGGHAVFSAHQMGTARLGLDPATSAATPEGELHDTPGVWIGDTSAFPTSSGANPMITCMALARRTARFVAQAAARRGAGALSAD
- a CDS encoding GGDEF domain-containing protein, with amino-acid sequence MSTPARFARYHQLVEALAALARSSRDVEAVVRTVHRQAQTLFSTHVTLLALLASPDEWVWELYEGQQHTTSRLPFYGEGLVEQALRHGPQSIPDLTAYLGAHPVRVRRVRSAEEVVLDVRETEDDPESVHALLLVPLEIGGERVGVLSIQSYRVHAFDETDLLFLELLGQHVAIALENARWHAQLEQATLTDPLTGLPNRRAFGARAERALTGPHPGEEPTTLVLVDIERFKGINDTFGHDVGDEVLTTVAGVLGRALPPGSAFRLGGDEFALLVGGDRAEVGRRLAGLDAAFREARWPPGVGPVCLNAGAARARAGETLSAWLRRADQRMYRAKRGCIDRAGTRWGLDFGPAPG